The nucleotide sequence TCAAGTAAACCTCCAGTTCCAGAATCTGCTGCTTTCTCCACTTGTCATCCACAGCAATCCCTGGTGCTGCCGAGGAACCACCCCCAAGGCTCAGGGGCAGAAGGCTCAATGGCGATGCCCCACTATTGAGTCCTGGACCAAGCATCCCGCCAGCTGCAGAATTGATGAGCTCCTTGAATAGTGGTGAGAGGCAGTTCTTCACTGTCTCCTTGATGATGTCTGGTATCCCAGATTCCAAAGCTAGAGGCGTGTGCAACACCGTGGAGGAATTATCTACAACTACTCCCCCAACTGCCGCCGCCGCAGCAGCATCTGTTGCAGCAGCCTCTTCAGCCATTCTTCTTCTCAAGCGCCTTCtcgatcttgacatctttctgtcacAACTTAAAGAACCATCGTTGATCGGAACCGTAATGATCTCGTTGGAAATGGTGTTGCTTGGAGTATTAAGGTCCTCATCATCACTCTCATAGTCCCGCTTTGTGCTGGCACTCCAGATCTTGCGAGCGATATCGTAGATGGCCCGCTCGTGTGCGCTCTTAAAGGCGAAATCTTTCCCCACGGACCGCATCCTGCCGACGCAGTTCCGATACTTCTTCTTAAGGCGACGGAGCTTCTCGATTAGCTGGTTCTTCGTGAACTCGAACTGGAACTGCTTCTTGATCTCCTCGTAGAAGGGACCGGTGTCGTACTGGTGAGAGGCGAAAGTGGTGCCGCGTCTCGAGGTGAACTCAAAGAACTCCTGCAGGATCTTGATCTCCTCCTCGTCGGTCCATAGCCGCTGGAACAGCCGACGGGAGTCGTCGAAGGCGACGACGGAGAGGGACCTCCTCTCCTCGGAGGCCGAGGACACAGGGGCAGGGACGTGGATTGAGGTGGAAGAGGGGGTGAAGAGGGCGGCGTCGAAGGAGGGAGCGGAAGCGGGCGCGACGGGAAGCACCTGGACCGGGATCGCACCGTTCTGGGGTGGAGCGCAGGCGGAAGCATCGGAAAAGGTAGGGCTGGGGTTgggattagggttagggtttgcagCGTCATGGGAAGGGGCGGAGGGGTTCAGATCGCTGACCGCCTCCGAAAACACTGCCGTTGGTGCCGCCTGGGGTTGCAGAGACGGTGGCGGTGCCGTCGCCTCGCCTTCGTCGTCGTCGCTGTCGTCGCTGTCGGAGGAAACGTCGTCCTCGTCATCGAAGACAGCGCGCTCCTGCTCTGCTTCTTCTGCGGTCGGCATCCCTTCCTCTCCTTGttcttctttcctctctctctctctctcttcggcgAATGGATCGATCGGCGGCGAGAACGGGGTTTGGGCTTGGAAATGGTATTCTGCGAGCGGAAAGCTACGACCCTCTCTTACACGGCAGATTTGGTGTATTAGCACTCGATCGTCAACATCCACCGCACGATTCCGTTCGTACGGCCAAGATGGGATTCGGTAGAACGATGGATTCGAAAAGGACGCAACGGTTGAACAAGTCTGCTTCAAGCAGCGATCTCAGATACGAACAGGATAACGGCTTGCGAAGCACCCGTTCGGGATACAGACACAGACCACTGTTTCCTGTGGGCTGAAGTCGTCATCTGCACGCTCGATCACAACCGTTCGTTGCTCAAGTCAAATGGCGCTAGATTCCATCATACGACGGTCGAGATGGGTGGAACCACCGATCTGATATCATGTGACGGCCGCCGAGTTAAGGGATATGGCCGTAGCTGATCCATTCGGAGGCTTCTGCGAACCGGCAGGTGCGATCGCCAAAACACAAAGTTAAggttcttaatgaaaatattttgattagttTGAGGACAGAAACCGTAATATTTtgtaatttaatttatatataaaggGCCACAAAATAAATGATGCATAATTATACAGAAAAATAATATGTTATATTTATAATGAGGGAAAAAGTTATTGATATCCTGGTTAGTCCGTGATCCAAACCCAAATATGTAGAGTTATCCGAGATACATTCAAGATGAAAACACTAGGCTCCCGAGGTGTCACCTATATAAATATTGAGATTTTTCGATATGATCTTTTTGATATTCAAGTTAGTAACTCGAGGTATATGAATATGAAtgcgaataataaaaataaataaataattttttattgtgttgacaatactctttttgttatctCGAGACGATAGGTTTCATTTCAAACAACCTCGATGTCTTAGTTCGGTGCTAGTTTAACTTAATATCTAATTGAGTTACTAACTTTAACTTTCTGAAGCACAAGGTCCCCTAGTCCAACTCTTCAAGGGTGAACACTTTGATTATATAGTTTGATAATTTTTTGTTCTCAGTGCCCTTAGGTGTGCTTCTGCTCTAGCCTCGTTGATTATGTTAAATCCAACTCAAAGTTCTTCTTTAGATATTTTGTCATCAAAATTCTCAAcctaaggtattggaaagattatcTTGGGTGGTAGGATAGCTTCAGTGTTGAATGCTAAACTAAACGATGATTCTCCTAGACAACTTAAATGCTGAAGGACATCTTAGGTATTATCCAAGAGGCCCACAAGATACTTAGTAGCCTGTCTACCTATGTATCTTTTGTTCTAATGACTCACTTCTTTAATCCTTCAAGAATGACTCAATCAGTAACCTTAAAGAAACCATTGGTTTGAGAATGGGTTATCTAGCTGAATTTTAATTGAACTTCGTAGGATTGATAGAACTCAAACTTTGCATTGTTGAATCGAGTTCCTTTGTCGGTGATGATGGCTCTAAAAAATCCCAAGCGGGTGATGGTATTCTTTTAGATGAATCCCTCAACTTGCTTCTCAGTGATCGATGTTAATAGCTCAGCCTTCACCCATTTTATAAAATAGTCAATTCTAACAATGAGAAACCTCTATTGGCTCAAGGCTAGCAAAAAGGGTCTGAGGATGTCTATACCCCATTAGGTGAATGATCATCCATAATTGATCAGACTCAAAGGAACTATCGGTTGATGATGTATCCATGCAAGCCTCTAGCACCTAAGACATCTTTGGGTATAGGCTATTATATCCTTGTGCAATATCAGTCAGTAAAACCCTTGTCGAAATACTTTGAAGGCAAGGATTCATCTACTAATATGTTCCCCGTAGATACCCTCATGCACGTGATAAGCACCCTCTTAGCCTCTTGGGGTGTCAGGCATATGAGGAATAATTAGTTAAAAGACCTATGATATAAGAAATTATTAATTATGTAATACTATGCTCGATGATGCTTGACTTTTCAAGATGATGTAGTAGGGAACATTCCATCATTGTTTTAGCGCAAGATCTTGTTCATCTAGTTTGGCTCTTCCCTAATTATAGTCATATTATACTTATTAATAATTTAGGTTAGAAACGTCTCGATAATGACTAGCACTCCTACGGGGCCCTGGTCGATGCTAATCTAGCAAGCGTGTCAACCTGGGCATTCTCTTCACGAGGGACTTGTAATGCATTTAGTTGAAAGAAGTTATGGGTTAATCATTGCCCTCAATGATGCACTTTGTCATAGTTGCATCTCGAGCTTTATAATTCTCTTTTACCTAGTTTATGATTAATTATGATTTACTAAACACTATCAAGTCCTAGACTTGAAGCTCCTGAGCAAGCTAGAGCCTTGAGAGAAGTGTCTCATACTCGATTTCATTGTTGGATATTTTGACCCTAAATAGGAGAGCTTACTTGTACATTTGTTTGTTTAGGCATTTCAAGATAAATTCGATATCACCCCCATCCAAGGTAGTGGAACCATCCACGAATAGCGACCATGCTGGTGGGGTGTGGTTGTCGACCTCGGGCAAAGGATAAGTTAGTTCTAATATAAAGTCTATAAATATCTATACTTTTATGGCAATCCTCAGAATATATCATATGTCCAACACACCCAGCTCTATTAACTACCTTAGTAGTTGACTTGAGATAACGAACTGAGAGAGGATCACTTACACAGCATATGGTTGAAAATAGGGTCGAAGCTTCCTTGCCGCCAATACTAGTGTAAATGCGAGCCTCTCGGTATAAGGGTATCATTCGTTGGGCCCACTTAAAATGTGAATGATATAGTAAATAGACTTTTGAACTCCCAACTCATCTCGTACCATCACTAAGCTGAGAGCTAGGTCGGGGGCAATGAGGTAGAGGCTTGGAGTTTTACCTAAGATAGAGGAGGTAAGTTACGACAATCGGGCGAGGTGATACTTTAGCCTTTTGAAAGTCTCATGACACTCTTCTATCCATAAGAAACCCTTTGGGTTCTTTAATACTTGAAAAAAGGATAAATACTTATCACCCGATTAGGATAAGAATCGATTGAGCGTTGTTATTCACCTTGTTAATTGTTGGACTTCTCTTACCGGTCGAGGTGGGCACATCTTTAATATAGCTCATACATTTTCAAGGTTTGTATATATTCTCCTATGGTgaataataaatccaagaaacttTTTCAAGTTGACTCCGAAGGTATACTTGGTTGGATTAAGGTATATGTTGAACTTCTTTAAAGCTTAAAATGTCTCGACGAAGTCTACCAAATGCATGTCAATTGTCCTACTCttcaacttaccaaaaaaaaattgtcCTACTCTTTACTATCATGTCATCTATATACATTTTAATATTTCTCCTAATTTTGTGCTTGAATATCTTGTTCACCATATTTGGTACGTTATCCTAACATTTTTCAACCCGAATGGTATAACTCGGTAGCAATATGTAACTCAACCGATGATAAAGAATGTGTGTTCCCGATCCTTTGGTGTCATTCTGATTTGTTATACCTTGATAATGCATTTATAATTATGAGAAGCTCATGACCTAAGGTAGCATCAATTAACTGATCAATCTGAGAAAAAGAATAGCTATCCTTTGAACATGCCTTGTTGAGATCAatatagtcaacacacatccttcAATTTTTATTAGACTTCTTAATAAGTATAACGTTGGCGAGCCAATGAGGGTACTGCACCTCAATAATAAATTCTACTCCTAATAACTtatttatctcatcactaattatcTACTAGTAGTTAGGAGCAAACTTGTGAGGCCTTTATTTATTGGTTATGTCTCGGGAGAAATCTTCAAAATGCTAAGCTACATTAGGGTCGATTCTCGATATATCTCTCGACGACCACACAAACACCTTGGCATTCTCTTGAAGGAAGTTGATGAGTTACACCTATCTCTCTTCGAGAACTGACACCCCGACAACTTGATCGGGTTGAGTCTTGTCTAGGGGTGTTGCAATCAATGGCTCCACTGGCTCAGGATGTGGGATAAACTTGTAAAGTTTGGAGGGTCCATAGGTAGCGCCTCAGATTGGGTCTTCAATGCTAGTTCTCGTCAGAAAGTTCATTATCAGATTATCATCAAGTAACTTTAGCACAACTCCCTTAGTTACTTATTAGCTCTCCAATGCTAGTTCTCGTCGGAAAGTTCATTATCATATAGTAGATTGATACCACCACTCTTAACCTATTTAGTATGAGTTGTCCTATACTTACATTATATATCGAGGGAGTATCTACCATCATGAATCTGGTCAGTATTGTTTTGAAACAAGGTTCATTTTCGAATATGATGTGTAAGTTCACTATCACAGGAGGCGAGACAAAGTCGCTAGTGAACCCCGTCAATGAAGAAGTCATAGGGGTAAGGTCATCAGTCGAGAGCCCGAGTTTTAGGAAAGCATCGAGTAGAGAATACCAATAGAGCTACCTATGTTAATCATGTCCCTCTTCACCTGAGTATTGATAATCCTTATAGAAACTATTAAAGCATTAGTGTGATTCGGGTCGAGGTACACTGTCTCTTTCACCGTGAATGTTATCTCTAGGTCGCTCTTTGTTCTTGGGCACTTTTCAATGATAGCTCGGGCATAAGTTTTATGACTCAGAGAGCTGTCTCCACTCGAGGCAGGTCCACCAATGATAATGTCGATCTACTTCTCCATCGACCCCTAAAATTGGGTTGAGGGTTCCCGATGCTTTCGGATGAATCGCACAAGGTGTCCCCAATGTATGAGATTGTCAATCTACTTTTTTAAGTTATGATAATCCTTTGCATCATAGTTGTAATCCTGATGGAACAAGTAATACTTGGACCCATCTCTTTTTATCAATGAAGTCTTCGTTAGGTGAGGGTCTTTTAAGAGTCTCTTCTCTTTTATTTGTAGAAAAACTTCAGAACTAAACATATTCAAGGGGGTCAGCATAAACCTTGGGTAAGGTAACTCGAGTAGTTCGTTTCCCCTTCACCACGATGACCTCGGGTCGAGGTGGATTATAGTCATTTTGCTTCAATCTCTTGTATGACTCACGCTTACCAAAAATCATTAACTCGGTAGTAATATATTTATTGACCCTTTGAAGTACCTTTAGTACAATTACCGGTGGTCTTTCCACCAACATCCAAAAGAAATAAAAGGGCTTGACCTTCATcataaatgtttgcattatgagtgATAGATGGGCATCTACCATACCTCAGATTTCATTGGTGAACCGAGTGACGAAGTCTGTAAACGTTTTCTCCTTCGCTTGCTTAAGTTCAAGAACCATTGCTACCGATGGTCCTAGGGACACATTCCCAAGAACACCTCAGCGGGGATGAGCAATTAGTTCGAGGTCATTCTTGAGGGTGAGAGACTCGGGTCGTTAAATAGACGTCAATACTACATCAACGTTTACACCAAGGTGGATATGTTCATGTGCGAAAAGGGTGATCGCTGCCCCTTAAGTGAAAGTACTATGAATTAGAGGCAAAGTCTCTTTGCTCGAGTGTTCATTGAGAGGATCACCGAGTTGGTGCTTCTACAACATCGAGCCCTTCTTCTAACTCAAAATGATGAGGGAATAAGTTGTTGATGTCTTGATCAGCCCGACGTGATCTGAACCTATATATGCAGGATTGTCCGAGGTGCTTTCGAGGTAGAAACACCAAGCTCTCAAGGTGCCACCTAGATGAAAACCGAGCTCGGGAGAGGTTTCTCGACCCGATGCCTCCGACACCCAAGTTAGTAACCAGATGTATAGGAGTGCGGACGCGAGTAGTCAAAAAGATAAGTCCCTTGTTCATTGTGTTGAAGATGAGCTTTTTATGCCTTGGTGTAAATGGgtagaatattttatgaaatattcaatGGGGAGATAACCCCTAATTGCCCCCAACAATCTCCCCTTGACCTCTAATCCACTTGGACGATAATGAGAGATAAACCCATAATCGTGTATCTTAAACCCTTGCCCACATAGGCAGACGGATAGAGGATGACATTTGTCTTCTCCTTCCACCCTGGACACTACGTGGTGATTATATGTCGAATTATTATTAGTTGACGGTATactatttatcaatttatattcataaataaAGGATAGTCTAAACTGAGGATTACTATGAGGTGATCTAGTATTTAATATTTAGAATTACTATAGAGAAAGAAAACAAACAGAGTTTTCACTAGTCCAGAAAGACGAAAGCAATCACAACATTAGCATGCAGGCAAACAACACACAGCAAACCAAGAGCTAACTTAGAACTCTCTCACAACTCTTTCCTGATCACAAAGCAAGAAACCACAACCGCAGCAACCTACATATATATAGCTGCTCTTCACACATACGATTTATGATCACAGCACGAGCTTGATGGCACTGCCCACTCGATCATGGCGTAGCAACCTGATGGCCGCCAATGCCGCCGCCGGGAATCCCTGGCAAGTTTCCGAAGCCCGGAATGGTGGGGATGGATCCACGGAGTGGCTGGCCGAAACTAAAGCCCGGGAAGCCTCCAAATGCTCCAGGGAAGTTCTGAGGCTGGTACGACATGGGCTCGTTCTTGAGTTCTCTTGCTTCAAGGCCTCCGGCAAAGGAAGACAGAAACAATGCAAGGAACAGCACCACCACCATGCTCGACTTCTCCATGTTCAACGGACCTTTGCTCCACTCTCCATACCTACTTATACCGGAGAGAGAGGCCTCAGTGATGTACCAatttacctttttctttttcttttttgcctcAATCTGCGTCGAGTGCAGATTTGGGAATTCAGATATGTCTGACATGGAATCAGCAGATCACATGCGAAGGAAGTTATAGCCGAATGAATGCTCCAACTCAGTGGCCAACTGTTAGTGACGAAGGATGAACGGTTGAGCAGTAAACATAAGAGTGGCAAAGGCATCTACAAGCAATGGAATCAATGAGAGAAATGGCAAGCTCTGACACTTACAGAAAAGCATGGTGGTGGTGTATGAGCTTGTACGAGTCTGTCGACATGCACATGCATGCACTGAAGTCGGGCTTTACTCCATTGCGGCCTTGAAGGTGAAAGCGTACAGACTCTTCGTGAGGGGTTTGGTGAGATCTCTGAAACCATTAATGCAAAATTGAGTGCACCCGTCAGGGTGCTGAAATCAACATTATTGAAACAGGAGATACATCATCAGCTCAATAACTCAACCACACACTTGATGGTACTCCAGATTCCAGAAAACAACTTCATCAAGAAACTATCCATGATACTGCAACCAGATCTCATCGGAACACCAAAGAAACCAAGGAAAAGGTAGAACAAACTGCAATATTCATGATATTGCTTCAATGAGATGTTCTCTTGTGAGTTGATAATTCGATTTCTGCAGCCGCCTAACTGCACCTTGAACAAGCAATCTAAAAGAATTCAATCGTGAACTCCCAAAAGTTTCTTGCAAGAACAAGCAtacaaaagaaataaagaaaataacTATAGCTCACTTGGTTGCCCAAAGATTTAAAATTTCTGTTCAAACTACAGTTGTGAACTACATCTTGATAGCAAAACAAGCTTGTGACAGATAAGTATGTTGATATGTACAAATTTATCGAACATAAATGTTAGGACCATGGGCCAGTACCTTGTATTCGAAAATATGATTCAAGTATTACACTCTGAGGTCTATCAGTATTATCCCAGCATGAAATGAATCCACCCTCTATTTCATGTCCTGTCCAGTGTCCAGTATGAAGTTATCCACAAAAAGGTTTATTGGAATGAACTGTCAGAGCACAACTAAACAACAACCTGTGATTTGGCTGCAAGGCGGGAGCACTTGATTCGGGCATTCTTGCTTAGACTACAAGCACAGCCTTGAAGAAGCTCAAGATCTTCATCGCATGTCAATACAGCTG is from Musa acuminata AAA Group cultivar baxijiao chromosome BXJ3-8, Cavendish_Baxijiao_AAA, whole genome shotgun sequence and encodes:
- the LOC135646134 gene encoding probable transcription factor At5g28040; the encoded protein is MPTAEEAEQERAVFDDEDDVSSDSDDSDDDEGEATAPPPSLQPQAAPTAVFSEAVSDLNPSAPSHDAANPNPNPNPSPTFSDASACAPPQNGAIPVQVLPVAPASAPSFDAALFTPSSTSIHVPAPVSSASEERRSLSVVAFDDSRRLFQRLWTDEEEIKILQEFFEFTSRRGTTFASHQYDTGPFYEEIKKQFQFEFTKNQLIEKLRRLKKKYRNCVGRMRSVGKDFAFKSAHERAIYDIARKIWSASTKRDYESDDEDLNTPSNTISNEIITVPINDGSLSCDRKMSRSRRRLRRRMAEEAAATDAAAAAAVGGVVVDNSSTVLHTPLALESGIPDIIKETVKNCLSPLFKELINSAAGGMLGPGLNSGASPLSLLPLSLGGGSSAAPGIAVDDKWRKQQILELEVYLKRIELVREHINSTLEELKSARS